The proteins below are encoded in one region of Homo sapiens chromosome 2, GRCh38.p14 Primary Assembly:
- the ECRG4 gene encoding augurin isoform X2 translates to MLQKREAPVPTKTKVAVDENKAKEFLGSLKRQKRQLWDRTRPEVQQWYQQFLYMGFDEAKFEDDITYWLNRDRNGHEYYGDYYQRHYDEDSAIGPRSPYGFRHGASVNYDDY, encoded by the exons ATGCTTCAAAAACGAGAAG CACCTGTTCCAACTAAGACTAAAGTGGCCGTTGATGAGAATAAAGCCAAAGAATTCCTTGGCAGCCTGAAGCGCCAGAAGCGGCAGCTGTGGGACCGGACTCGGCCCGAGGTGCAGCAGTGGTACCAGCAGTTTCTCTACATGGGCTTTGACGAAGCG aAATTTGAAGATGACATCACCTATTGGCTTAACAGAGATCGAAATGGACATGAATACTATGGCGATTACTACCAACGTCACTATGATGAAGACTCTGCAATTGGTCCCCGGAGCCCCTACGGCTTTAGGCATGGAGCCAGCGTCAACTACGATGACTACTAA
- the ECRG4 gene encoding augurin isoform X1, which yields MQQLRVRGSYRSASQFAGWRRVFYQARQGGISGNKLKLMLQKREAPVPTKTKVAVDENKAKEFLGSLKRQKRQLWDRTRPEVQQWYQQFLYMGFDEAKFEDDITYWLNRDRNGHEYYGDYYQRHYDEDSAIGPRSPYGFRHGASVNYDDY from the exons ATGCAACAGTTAAGGGTCAGAGGCTCCTATAGGTCTGCAAGCCAGTTCGCTGGGTGGAGGCGTGTGTTCTATCAGGCCAGACAag GTGGCATAAGTGGAAATAAACTCAAGCTGATGCTTCAAAAACGAGAAG CACCTGTTCCAACTAAGACTAAAGTGGCCGTTGATGAGAATAAAGCCAAAGAATTCCTTGGCAGCCTGAAGCGCCAGAAGCGGCAGCTGTGGGACCGGACTCGGCCCGAGGTGCAGCAGTGGTACCAGCAGTTTCTCTACATGGGCTTTGACGAAGCG aAATTTGAAGATGACATCACCTATTGGCTTAACAGAGATCGAAATGGACATGAATACTATGGCGATTACTACCAACGTCACTATGATGAAGACTCTGCAATTGGTCCCCGGAGCCCCTACGGCTTTAGGCATGGAGCCAGCGTCAACTACGATGACTACTAA